The genomic region CAAACGACTTACAGCTTGTATCACAGCAGCTTTCTCCAGATATACTAGAGCCCATGCCATCACTTTTTCGCATCACAATTGACTTGAACTTCGCGCACTTGCCAACTGACTTATTCAGCCCAGTGCCCAATATAAACAGTATCGCACTGCTGGGTCAGCTGGAGGAGTTTCCCAGCTCAGCATTTCATGGTTTACGCCGTCTCCGTGAGCTCGATATGCAACAACATCGACTGCTGCATCGTTTGCGAGAGGACGATTTCAAATACTTGACTACTATTCGAGGATTATATCTGACTAATTGTAGCATAACAGAGCTACCAGCGCGTATTTTTGCACCTTTGATCCTCCTACAGCGACTTGGGTTGAAGGACAATCAACTGCGTGTACTACCGACCACGCTGTTGGCGCAGCAAAAGCGTTTACAAATCTTAAACTTGAGCGGGAATCTGTTGGAGGCTTTACCGGTGGGCCtctttgctactaccaccaggcttttaacattatttttaagtcGCAATAGATTGCGACATTTGGACGCCAAAGTACTACCACCCTTGAACACCTTCATCGAGCTATCGGTGGACAACAATGAGCTGCGCACTATCGCTGCGGGCACTTTTGCCCAACCCAATCGCTTGCAGTTGCTCGATCTGCGCAACAATCAACTCGACTGGGCAGCTGGTGAGGACTGCGCCATCTTCGAAGGATTATGGAGCTTAAAACGACTGCTGCTGAGCAATAACTCGCTACACTACCTATGCGATCAGCTGGGTTCCAGCAATCACTCAACCAGCGCACTCTTCGTCATCGATGTGCGTCAAAATCAACTAAAGCATATCAGCCCACAACTGATCAACACTCTTAACACGAGTGAGACCATGACGTTCGCCTACCTTTCGGAAAATCCATGGGCTTGCAACTGTAGCACCCAACCACTGCTCAACTTTGTTAAAAGCAATCGCAAGCGTTTGAGCGATGCAAGCGACATGCGATGTGAAAATACGAAATTGGCACGCCTTTTAGAATTGTCCTTTACTGACTTTTGTCTGCCAGAGATGGGTGTGCGCACAGTGTTGGTGATCGTAGTAGTTTGTGTGGCTGCCTTGGGTTTAGCATTCACCACAACTGCGCTCTGTTATTACAAGTATCGCATTGAGCTGAAAATTTGGCTGTACACACATCGTTTGTGTATGTGTTGTGTGAGTGAGAAAGATGTCGATCGCGATCGTAAATGGGATGCGTTCATTTCGTATTCACATCACGATGAACAATTCGTCGAAAATGAACTGGTGCCCGGATTGGAGCAGGGACAGCCATCCTTTAAGGTTTGCATACATGTGCGTGACTGGCTGGCTGGTGGTTATATACCCGAACAGATCATTGACTCGGTGGAGCAATCGCGTCGCACGATCATTGTACTATCCCAGCATTTCATTGAATCCGATTGGGCACAGATGGAATTTCGTACAGCACATCAGTGTGCCGTGAATGAGGGACGTTCGCGTATAATTCTGGTGATCTATGGTGAAATTAAAGTTACAGAGCTTTTGGATCAAGAGTTGAAGGCCTATTTGAAGATGAACACTTACCTAAAGTGGGGTGATCCGTGGTTTTGGCAAAAGCTACGCTATGCAATGCCACACGCACAGCGTGGAAAGTGGAAATTTAGAGGAAATTCTAGCAAAATAGAGTGCAATGTCGAACTTTCAGAGGTTGTTGAGAacggaaaatgaagaaaatgtgtacTCATTTATAAGCATAGGTGCGTATTTGCAAGTATAAGaaagtattgtaaatattttgtatagaaaatattaatttaatcaaAGTAGCTTTGGTCAAAAATAACACAGAAGTTTTATTCGTTCGGCCATATAATGAATATGTTGTTCCAGAAGAGAAAAGCTTACGGTGTTCTTAATATTGTAGCAGTTCTCTAGACCCTGCCAATGCGGTTGGATCAGCGATCGTCATCGCTTAACTCGTCTAACGGTAAGCCCAGGAAGCGCGCTATTTCGACAGGTTAGTTCCAGAGGAAGAGGGCTGTGTGAGGTAAGTGAGTTTGAGAGAGCATGTAAATAGGTGGCTTgtatcgtgcggggtaccttcacatgccggacacgtattgagtatgtcggggacaattctgaataagtaggagtttaacctgccacAATATCCCGACCGTAATTGATCCAAGGTTACGCGAGTCACACGAGGCAACTGAAGCTCTGCGTCTGCAATGGATGGTGGTTGCACTCCCTCAACGGCATTCGAGGGTCGCGAGGTTAGGAAGGTGATGAGAATCTTCCGCTGAATGCCTATCTATATACTGACCGATCCAGTAGTTGCAGTCATGTTTGCTGCCTTGGTGCCATGATATGCCTCCTGACTCACCTGCGAGGGTGACTCAGGCTCCAGCAAATGTCTGTAGGGGTGATTTCTACGGTAACATCCATGCAGGGTGCTCCCGGTGTTTGCTGGTTCACTTATTAATATGAGGATCCGAGGCAAATCTACTCAGAAAAGTATAATACAAGATTTTAGGAGAAATAACtttatataaggtggcgcaaaattagtcacccaatcggaagatttaaatttttgcaattggcgtcgtacgtcaatcgtatttgacatttgtgaactaaatagttgcagcatacaaacagacaagcgatGGAGGTCAAATAAAGATTAtcatcatattttgttttgtgtttttttttttgtttttagtataaaagttactcaaaaatcaaattcgatgattaattttgcgccaccttgtattagacTTCAATGTCAGTGCTCTtcagatattattataaaatgcaaGCTGACCTAAAGATTCAATGTAGAGctagtatttttaaaaagagaTAAATGGCGAACATTTTTGACAAACATTTTTGCAGGTTATTTAAGCCAAAGATTTCGTTTTTCTGTCTTTTggttcaatttttttctgaaagagATGAAggatcatttttatttatttttttttttatttgctatattttacTGGAGTCCCTTCTGCGGTTCGTTTTAATGACAAATCAGCGTCTACTCCTGTGGACGTAGCCAATTTGTTTGCCGATTTTTTCACATCTAATTTCACTAGTGATGATACGTACTCGTTTTCTCCTTGTCATGATAATACACTTTCATCCTTGAATTTTggctatttaatttatttaaacctGGACATTGCGAATGGGATTTTGGGCTTAAGACCTTCTCTACAGACTGATAAGGATGGGCTGtctgtaatttttcttaaaaactgccCGGCTATTGTCTTTCCtctcaaattagtttttaataaatctctaTCTTCGGGAGTTTTTATCAAcgattggaaaatcacaactatcACCCTTAATTTCAGGAGTGGCAAAAATTATGATGTGTGCAACTACAGGCTGATCTCGAAGCTTTCTattatttctaaacttttcgaaggaattgtaaaagaaaaaatgtactttgCAACTAAGAGCTTAATCTCGCCCAATCAGCATAGATTTATCTCGGGTAGGACTACAGTTTCTAACCTGGCTGCTTTTGGTGAATACTGCTTTGGAAATTTTGCTGAAGGTTTTCAAGTCGTCATTGTGTTTATacggacttttctaaagcatttgataaaGTTTCTCATGCAATTCTATTGCGTAAATTAGCCTCGCTTGGTTGCCATTCTGTTTTCTTTCAATGGttgaaatcttatttatccGATAGACGATGTGTGGTAACGATTGAGGGTGAATGTTCGGAACCTTTCATTGCATCTTCAGGGGTGCCACAAGGCATTATTTTAGGGTCTCTTCTCTTCGctctattttttaatgatatttgtaCCTGTTCTTCATTTGCCaactttcttttgtatgctgatgatttgaaaatattttcggccattagaaaaaatgtggATGTTCCAATGTTGCAAACGAAAATTAATGCGCTCGTTCGCTGGTGCAGTAACTCTGGCATTTctctaaatattaatatatgtttTCATGTCACCTTCGCCgaaactcaaaatgttttccagtcATCTTACAGcattgataaaactttatttcaaTCTGTTCATCTAGGGGTGATCTTTGactcacatttttctttcaacagtCACATTAACTTTATTGTGACCACTTCTTACTCAATCTTAGGAACAGTTTGATGTTCTCGGAGCCTTACACtcacaaatttctttttacttcCTTTGTTCGCTCTAGATTAGAATATGCATCATTTATCTGGAGCCCCTGCCACCAATTTGCTATTGAGAGAATTGAACGTGTACAGaaggtgttccttaaatatgctcTCAGGTCGTTAAAAATCTGAAATCCTATCCCTTCCTATCAttcccgtttgattttaattaccTTAAAGTTTCTAGAGAGTAGAAGGTCTATGCTCTtactgtcttttgtttttagtgtaattaaaggAGAAGTCGACTGTGCATCCCTATTACGTTGCATTCACTTTCATATTCCTACTAGATCGTTGCGCAATACTTATCCATTTCATCGTAAATTTCTTACCACGAATTATGCGATGAAATGAATTAACTCTTCCCCATCCTCCGATAGTGTATCAATAGATTCACCATCCACAATAGAAGAATTCGATTTAACGCTTTCTTCTCTGAAGGGTAAGACTCCCGGTGGAGATAGAATTAACTACgtgatagtaaaaaatattccttCCTTCTTAAAATCCCGACTCGTTAACCTATACAACTCAATATTTAGTCAAGGATTATTCCCTCAAGCGTGGAAAACTGCCGCAATTATCCCCATCCCCAAACCCAATAAACCCAACTCCCTCATATCTAGTTATAGACCTATATCCCTTCTCCCTTGCATGTCAAAAGTTCTAGAGAAAATGATTTCCCGGCGAATCATCTGGTTTGCCCAAAAAAATAACCTACTTAGCCCACACCAGTTTACGTTTCAAAAAGGACTTAGTGTAATAGATCCACTTCTAATATTTGAACATTTCGCTAACTCAGCACTTGCCGATAGAAACCATGTATCTGTGCTTAGCTTAGATTTTGAAAAGGCATACGATGGAATAGGCTCTCACAATGTATTGGAAGAGCTAAATCGCTGGAAGATtggggaaaaaatgtataatactaTCAAATCGTACTTATGCAATCGCAAATTTTATGTTCGTGCTAACAACCATGAATCCCAAATCCTTCCCCTCTTTGATGGCATTCCTCAAGGATCACCTCTATCTGTCATTTTGTTCATCATAGCTTTTAATGAAGTGAACTCTGTAATATCCAAACATCTGCATGTCGAACACTTCATTTACGCAGATGATgtagtaattttttcaaataccaaaaatttatcAGAAGTTAAAAGTACATTTAGCGGTATCCTTGCGGACCTCGAAGTTTGGGCACAAGCTTCGGGAGCCAGTATTTctatgaataaaagttctacattccatatatgtatgttgcaAGCATAAATGCATATTCCCACCTATATCCTTCTCCAATACCATAATCCCCCACACCAACACACTTAAAATATTAGACATTATCTTTGATAAGCGACTAATATATAAGCATAAGCATATCTAGACTAAACATAGTTAAATACTTATCCTCAAAGCACTGTTTGATACATTATTAAGTATCACTAGATCTCTAATCTTATCTAAAATTGACTTCGGACTGGTTATATAGGCACGGTAGGCAGGAAGCATCGATAGGTTGCACAAAAATGTCGACGAAAACTGCAAGCTGGGTTGTATTTGTTGATGATTATAGGCTGCAAAATCCGTTGGAATTGAAATCCTACCAGCtccttttcaaaagttattcatatttttatatttcaggtTGGGACAATttggaataaatatcaaaagttattttctaaataGATATGTAAAAGTGTTGCATACTCAATACATGGTATATAATACCTATATCAATATTATGTagctatattatatataatagttaCGATAAATGCCGCTAGGAGGCAGAGGGCAGTCGAGTGCTTTCCGCAATAAAAAAGTACAGTTTAAACTATTAATATTAGTGTTTTCTGGCAAATGTATTTTCTAGTTTTAGAAATTCTTATATAAgaagattaattaataatgaataGTCAGCTGAATAGTCGGGTGAATAGTCAGCATCCGCTTTATAAATGCGATCATGAAGAAAATCGCACAAAAGTATGCGCTCTttgtgggaaaaaaattattttccaaaataaaccttcccatcatttcttgctatctgaaaaacatatggaagttataaaaaagcactttaatggtgaatttaatatttataatagtaaACTCCCAAAAAGTTTATGTAGCTCTTGCCGACTAACTATAAATGAATATGgaaatgatattttcaaaagACCTTGTCCAACTATGCCCAATTACGAGGATcttaaattatcaaaagaaaCAAGAACGATGGGTTGTAATTGTTACATCTGTCTAACAGCACGAGTTACgagtcataaaaaacaaaaaaaggtagaGGTCAAATTAGGGATTTCTCTACAAATATTGACGTAAACAAGTGTTTTGATGATACTTCGCAACAAAAAGATTTACTTTCTAAAAATGAAGCAAAGGCAACTAAACCGAGAACTTCTACTGAGTTATGTAACAGTTGTTTTCAACAAATAGGTAAAGGCATATCACATTATTGCAGAGGTCCTTCTACTTCTAATGCTCGTAAGAATGTTTTGAATATAgtacaaaagttgaaaaaaaaatatccaacaatGAGAACGAAGATAAAGATGAGCTCGTGTTAAATACTCTGGGATCGAAGGTTCGGGtaactgttaataaaaaaaaataaaaagaattaagatTTTCTGCCGAAAGATTAGACAATTTCCAAGCTAATACTGGATCGTCTacaaatgatatgaaaaaattggctAACTTCATTCGTAGTTCTGCTGGTAGAAACTCAGTTCCCAAGAATTACAATCAACATTTGTATGAACAATCTAATATCCTGGAACACATTTATAAAGAAGGTTTCTAATATACGAATTCGAAACATCCCAAGATGGTATTAAACAGAGACCAGTTGGGTATGCTACTGCATCAGAACTCGTAGACTTTGTCTTTGAAAATCGAAACATTGAACATATTgaacaatcaaaaataaaagtaatggcAGATGGAGGACAAGATTTCTTCAAAGTTTCTCTTTCAATATCAATTCCAGAAGACGACTTGAAAGAAAATGACTtggataaaagtaaaaatgtttcaacttACTCTACTGGTGGAAGTATGGCAAATAAATGTAAGTTGACTAGTGTgtttaaattgcttttattagGCATAGTGCCTCGGATTAAAGAGACCtatgataattttaaaattttggttgaaTTGACGAAACTCAATGAGAtaccatttaaatttgttgGAGATTTAAAGCTCGTTCTATTGGTCAATGGGCAGCAAACTGCAACGGCTTTCTACCCTTGCCCTTATTGCTTCGTcacattaaatgaattaaaaagttataataaaatgattgaGGAAAATTATATAAGCAGTGATGACAAAAATCTTGATTTAAAGACCTACAAGCATTTAAAAGATGACTACTTTAAATTCAAGAGCTTGGgtaatgacaaaaaaaagtcTAAAGAATGTCGCACTACAGTAAATCACCTTTTATTCATTGAATACGGCACTACTGAAGATGACAACTTGTACGTACTTCAGAAGTGCATTCCTCCTGAACTACACCTATTACAAGGGTTTGTCAACCATCTTTTCTGGGACGATATAGTTAAAATTGAGGAAATTGGAAAGTATAGAGCGTTATTGTGGCCTAATAAATTAGGTATATCTCATAAAAGCTATCAAGGAGATATGTTTGAAGGCAATCAATgtcgaaaattatttaaagaggCCGATAATTTGCAGGATCCTGAAATTTACGAGCTTGCAGGACCATTTCGTTTACAGCCTTATATTGCTGCATTTAAAGCTAtgaataaaattgttgaaaagtgCTTTGCTGCCAAAAAAGCTGATCTTACtgactttaacaaaaatttaaaagaactcCGTGAAGCCTTAAAAAGTACTGAAATTGCTCAAACACCAAAAATTCATATTATCCTGGAGCATTTGGAGGAAGCAATCATATTCTTGAATAATGATGGCTTAGGTTTATGGTCCGAGCAGGCTGGAGAGTCAGTTCATAGCGAGTTCAATAAATAttggaataaatttaaaataaatttgctagaTGAACCATCTTTTATAAGTCGCTTAAAGAAAGCTGTCGTTACATTTTCATCACACACAGCAtgtttaaatttacaaacttAAGTTTACAAATTCTAAATAATATATACAGAAATAGTAACACATCttaatatctaaaaataaaaaaaaatctaaaaaaaaacaaaaaatctgaaaaatctgaaaaaaaacaaaaaaactggaaaaacataaaaaaatagaaaaaaaggtaCACAGTAAGTTACCTCCACGTGGTGTACCTTGGAAACGATTAAAATCGGCTAAAAACTTACGTAAGATTCTTTATTATTCTCTTGCATAATACAAATTCAAACGAGATTATACTTTTGATATTGATTCCAAATTGTCCcaacatgaaatataaaaatatgaataacttttgaaaaggaGCAGGTAGGATTTCAATTCCAACGGATTTTGCATTTATAATCATCAACAAATACAACCCAGCTTGCAGTTTTCGTCGACATTTTTGTGCAACCTATCGATGCTTCCTGCCTACCGTGTAGGGGCACTGCGCTAAAACTCATCTAAAGCACCTAGAAGCACCTTACCACGCTGCAGTCAGGAGAAGCATCAGAGCCTTCCCCACTTCCCCCATAAACGTTACCTTAGCGGAAGCTAGACTTCGCACCATCTCGGAAAGGGTGGCCAACAATACAAGGACAAGTATTTTGAAGATAATTCAATGTAGAAACAGGCTTTTGTTTAAACACATCAACTCGAGTACtcaaaaattaaacagaaagGGCCGGGAATCAACAATCTCCATCATTCTAAAAGAAGCCGAAAAACTAGATATCATTGCTCAGCTAGTACTTGTAGAACCTGCAATACATCCACCGTGGGTCGTTCCCAACTCGATGATATTGAACAATCTATCCAAACATTTAAAAGATTCCACTAATACAAACGAATACAACcagatttttctcgaaaccatttCCCCATTGAAGAAAGATTGGGAGATCATTTTTACCGACGGATCAAAAACCGACACCTGCACATCGTTTGCAGGGACAAACGCAGAAGGTGTTACCATCTATGTCGGAATTTTGCCAAGATTCACTTCAATATTTACAGCTGAAGCAGCTGCGTTACTTGAAGCATTAATCTTTGCCTCCCAGAACTGTAGCAAGCACTTAATTTGCACCGATAGCAAATCCTCAATCGAAGCTATCTTAAACCCCACAAATGACACCCCGATGATAACAAAAATCcgcaatataatttcaatacatATAGGTGTaatcaaaattatgtggattcctGGGCACTCTGGGATAaatggtaacgaaaaagctggcAAGAGAGCGAAAGAGGCGAATAAAGAACCTCTACACACATTTGACTATATCACTTGCAATGGTACCAGATATTATatcgtaaataaatattaagctTTGCACAAGTCGTCGGATCTCAAGTGGTAAAACATTGATAAGCATGCACCTGGCATTGTAGGATAGCAAATCAAACTGTAAAGGTTGAAGCAAAACATACAAACTTGTGTTGAACTATTTCAATTCTAAGAGGATGTGAGGAATACCTGGGAGCACCAACTTCGAACGGACTAAAGCAATATATACGATTTTTCTAATGGATGGGTCTTTAAAATCACTAGCATAGCGTCGCAAAAAAGTGAAAGTGGGCATATGCTTTTGGAATAATAATGCTAATATGGGTACTGAACATAAAAGACGaatcaaaaataacaccaaGATCACGAATTTCATTGACTGAGACAAGAGTTACATGTGAAACGTCATAAGTTGACGAAAGAGGATTCATGGACTTGGAAAACGTCATGTGATAACACTTACTAATATTAAGACATAGTCTGTTTTGTCAGTCATTCGGAGCATTCATGTTTTCCTATTCGATAGAGGGGAGATTCTGCGAAAAAGTTGCGAAAAAGCCTGTATTAGAGTAAATACgaggttgttcaataagcttTGCGATTCAATACGAGACGGCATTGTTACTAGCCTAAGTGCCTAATAGTTATGTTGGTACACCACTCTTCATATGTAAgtacgaaaaattttatttcattttcaaaccatttagtaccgacgtgtcacagtattttctaaaatggaaaaaatcaagtatcgtggggtgatttcatttttatttttcgaaggtttaaaagcaaaggcaTGTTGAAAGTGTTAGGGACCCTTCGCCATCAATTAATACAATAGAaatatgggttgctgaatttaaatggaatcaTACAAGCTTTCAAACtcatccacgtcaaggacgtccaaaaacagcaacaacatcggAAATCATAATCAGGGAACTAAAGTATtcaaagacgcacgccacaaataggagcaggaacgcggccaaacagccaaaaagggtgtgcgcgccaattattatatatatacagtaggccgggtcgatttgtagggaggcaaaaaaatcgcccattgctctgtgaaaatcatattctaggaatcaaaataagaaactttgccgaaggaaccatacctctaaaacgaattctgatgtctcccaatttgggtcgaactttttagtttcttttctcatgtaaaggccaaaaattgtgatattttgaaatgaatgtatggggaaccccccaagggagttccagagggtgtgccactggcatgggtggatcggccgtccaaagttagtgggggtcggtcatacatttggactcgattggagcactctaaatgggtcaaagtgggatttttcgttcgacccaaattgggggacttcagaattcgttttagatgtatagttccttcggcaaagtttcttattttgatccccagAATACGATtctcacagagcaatgagcgatttttaaatcgacccgccctaatatacagggtccggcactcgaagtgtaaccaatttcagACCGCTTGCGCAActaatgcacgggcatcagctgtctgttggtGAGCTAAATGAtaatccagagtattgtttataagcgcgaggaagcattttgccgaaaaatcacaaccagcttTTTtccgtgagctcgagcaccttaaagtaaatacaatttgtgtttatcgcaccattactcgttacaatgttACTGgaagcatcgcgaaacgtcatggaggcgGTTATAAAAACAATGCAACGTCACGTAAAAtggtgaagaagcgacttgagcgaaatctccgacgaagagccaatcaaatggcggaaGAGTTGAAAATGTTTGACCCTAGCATCCGACGCATA from Anastrepha obliqua isolate idAnaObli1 chromosome 2, idAnaObli1_1.0, whole genome shotgun sequence harbors:
- the LOC129238083 gene encoding toll-like receptor Tollo, producing the protein MAQSKFDKTICQIPLATYIITGLSFYLLFTRIAAAVEDLGKHQQPFTAEDCTQITANGTCICYRDKHNLTNVECVAEQIHISLNEDNGVKLTCGGGVLKPDVLASLPHLGKLRETAEIATYNCLPVTELLAQLALTPSYVLDVRGLASVAQVSLETFGRDLERLRKIKELELHAEPQQSATNDLQLVSQQLSPDILEPMPSLFRITIDLNFAHLPTDLFSPVPNINSIALLGQLEEFPSSAFHGLRRLRELDMQQHRLLHRLREDDFKYLTTIRGLYLTNCSITELPARIFAPLILLQRLGLKDNQLRVLPTTLLAQQKRLQILNLSGNLLEALPVGLFATTTRLLTLFLSRNRLRHLDAKVLPPLNTFIELSVDNNELRTIAAGTFAQPNRLQLLDLRNNQLDWAAGEDCAIFEGLWSLKRLLLSNNSLHYLCDQLGSSNHSTSALFVIDVRQNQLKHISPQLINTLNTSETMTFAYLSENPWACNCSTQPLLNFVKSNRKRLSDASDMRCENTKLARLLELSFTDFCLPEMGVRTVLVIVVVCVAALGLAFTTTALCYYKYRIELKIWLYTHRLCMCCVSEKDVDRDRKWDAFISYSHHDEQFVENELVPGLEQGQPSFKVCIHVRDWLAGGYIPEQIIDSVEQSRRTIIVLSQHFIESDWAQMEFRTAHQCAVNEGRSRIILVIYGEIKVTELLDQELKAYLKMNTYLKWGDPWFWQKLRYAMPHAQRGKWKFRGNSSKIECNVELSEVVENGK